The following is a genomic window from Rhodoferax sp. PAMC 29310.
AGGGGAGATTCCCAGGCCCCACTTGATGACAAGTGAGGCGGGAACTGCTGAACGCCTGTTCAGTAGATAGGCGGCTATGCGGTCCATGTACTGAGTTGACAACGCTGAACTCGCGTTGCTGGCGCCTTGCACACCCACAGTGAAGGTCGATGCTACTCCGATACGACTCTGCGGCAAGCGGGTAATCCCGCGGTGTGAAAAATGGTTGTTTGACATTAATATTTCTAATATTGGCATGCGACGGCCTATGCGTGGCACGATGAAATCGCGGCATCAATGGCGGTGCACAGCCGGGTGACGATTTCTGCCAAATCGGCTTCACTGGCCACAAATGGGGGCGCCAACAAGATGTGATCGCCATTCTTTCCATCCACCGTGCCCGCCATCGGGTAGACCATCAGACCCTGGGTCATGGCCTCGCGCTTGATGCGGGCGTGCAGCTTGAAGGAGGGATCAAACCACTGCTTACTCTCTCGGTCGGTTACCAGCTCGATGCCCCAGAACAAGCCACGGCCTCTCACATCGCCAACATGCGGGTGACTGCCGAACTGCCCCTGCAATAAGCCCTGCAAAGTCGTGCCCCGTGCCTGCACCTGCGCCAACAAACCGTCGCGCTGAATGACCTTCTGCACCGCCAGCGCGGCAGCACAGGCCACTGCGTGACCAAGGTAGGTGTGGCCGTGCTGGAACAGGCCGCTGCCTTGGCGAAAAGTCTCCACCAATTTGGACTGGGCCATGACAGCGCCAATGGGCTGGTAGCCACCGCCCAAGCCCTTGGCCACGGCCATGAGGTCAGGCACCACCCCCTCTTGCTCACAGGCATGCAAAGTGCCGGTGCGGCCCATGCCACACATCACCTCATCGAGGATCAACAAGATGCCATGGCGGTCACACAACTCACGCACGCCTTTGAAATAACCCGGCACCGCCGTCAGCACACCGGCCGTGGCACCGCCCACCGTCTCGGCCACAAAAGCCATGACGTTCTCGGGGCCGAGTCGCTCAAAGGTCTCCTCAAGCTCGCGCACCAAACGCTGGCCGTAGGCTTCGAGGGTCTCGGTGGCTACGCGGTCCCGGTACTCATAGCAGGGCGACACATGGGCCACATCGATCAACAAGGGACGAAACTGGGCCCGGCGCCACTCATTGCCGCCCACCGCCAACACGCCCAAGGTGTTACCGTGGTAGCTCTGCCGGCGTGCGACAAAGTGCTCGCGCTGTGGCTGGCCGATTTCCACGAAATACTGGCGCGCCATTTTTAGCGCCGCCTCCATGGCCTCCGAGCCACCACTGACAAAGTAGACGTGACTCATGCCGGCAGGGGCGGACTCGATCAGCACATCGGCCAGCTCCTCCGCCACTTCGGTGGTGAAGAAGCTGGTGTGGGCATAGGCAAGTTTGTCGATCTGGGCGTGCATGGCCGCGAGCACCTCGGGGTGTCCATGGCCCAGGCAAGACACGGCCGCGCCGCCGCAGGCATCCAGATAGGTTTTTCCATTGGAATCGGTCAGTCTGATGCCCTGGCCAAACACCGCCACGGGCAGGTCATGGTGCAACTGGCGGTGGAAGACCTTGGTAGACGCCGCGCTGACGGACGTAGGGGTTGTGGTCATATGGGTTCAGGTGATTTCGAAGGGAACAAAACACGTTCGGCTCGGGGTGGCGCCTGCTTTTCCCAGTAGGCCTGGGCGCTTTGAAGACGCTGCTGGCGCTCGGTCAGACGCGTCACAACCGGGTTGCCGCCCTGCTCGGCCACGCAGGCCATCAAGGCCTCGGCCAAGGCTTGGGCACCCGTCATGGAGTGAAAAAACGAGGGAGACGCCGCGTCAAACAACAAGGCCTGCTGCGCCACACGGCCCAAAGGTGACAAGGGGCTGTCTGTTAATGCCAATACGGGCACGTTTTGCTGGCGGGCCGCTTGTACGGCCTCCACGGTCTGGCGGGTGTAGGGGGCCTGGCTCACCGCCACGAGTAAGTCACTCGACGTCAGCGCCAGCACCTGGTCCATCCAAGCGCCGGCGGCGTCGCTGGCCAAGCGGGTGTCGGGCCGAAGCCAGTCGCAGCTGTAGTGCAGATGGTAAGCAATGCCGAAACTGGCACGCAACCCCAAAAAAAGCACCTGGCGCGCCTTCAAAATGGACTGCGCCGCAGCCCGCAAGTCGGGGCCGCTGTTGCGGCCATGGGCCGAGGCCAGGTTGGCACTTTGCGCCACACGCATCCGGTCCAGCGTGGCGTCAGCGGCAATCACGGACTCGGGCTCGTTTTGGCCATTGGTACCCCGCGCCACGGACTGCGCAAACGCCGCCATCGAAGGCCGTCGCATGGCTTCAAATCCGTCCAACCCCAAGGCGCGGGCCAGTCGCGTCATGGTGGCCGGCGACACGCCGGCAGCTTGGGCCGACTGGCGCATGGACTGCAAACCCAGCTCCGCCGGATGCTCCCGCACCCAGCGGGCCGCGCGTTGCAGTTCGGGGCTCAGGCTCTCGAAGCGGCTGTCCAGCAATTGGGTAAGGTGTCGGTAGGGCAAAGTCAAAACAGTGAAACAGTTGATTCATTTTTATCTTAACGAAACATTTGTATCATGTCCAGCCTTGCCGCACGCCACGCTTCATTCACCCTTGCCGTCCATAATTCACCCATGACCCAATTGCCCGCACTCCCCTGCTACCTCAACGGCGACTTCACCACCCTGCCCAACGCCAAGATCAGTGTCATGGACCGGGGCTTCATCTTTGGCGATGGCGTGTACGAAGTGGTGCCGGTGTATGCCGGCCAGTTATTTGGCTTCAAACAGCACATGGCCCGCCTCGACAGGGGTCTGACCGAGTTGCGCATGGCCAACCCGCTCACCCACGCGAAATGGGCAGAAATTGCTCTTAAATTAGTAGCTGACTACGCAGACTCTGCGGGCGCCAAGGTTGAAAATACTGATCAATTGATCTACATCCAAGTCACCCGCGGTGTGGCCATGCGCGACCATGTGATGCCCACCGACATCACCCCCACCGTGTTTGTCATGACAAATGTCATGAAACCGCCCACTGCTGCGCAGCGAAGCGAAGGCGTGGCTTGCGTTACCGCCCCTGACTTCCGCTGGGAAAAAGCCCATATCAAGAGCACCAGTCTGCTGGGCGCTGTGTTTGCCCGCCAGATCAGCTTTGACGCTGGCGCCATCGAGACCGTGATGTTCCGTGGCGACTACCTCAGCGAAGCCGCCGCCAGCAACGTCTGGATCGTCAAAGACAGCGTTGTCATGGGCCCGCCCAAAGACCACCTGGTGCTGGAAGGCATTCGCTTTGGCCTGATTGAAGAAATTTGCCGCACCCAGGGCATTCCTTTCAAGTTGCGGCGCATCACCCGCGCCGAAGTGCTGGCCGCCGACGAGGTCTTGCTGTCCTCCGCCACCAAGGAGGTGCTGGCGGTGACCCTGCTGGACGGCCAGCCCGTTGGAAACGGCCGTCCCGGCCCCATCTATACGCAATTGCTGGCTGGCTATCAGCTGGCCAAAGCGCAGCCCGGCACTCCCGCTTGATGTCTGCCGCCTCTGTACAAGGAACCGCCCCCATGACCGCGCCCACTGATATTCCTCCTTCCGAGTCCCTGATCGAGTACCCGTCGCAGTTCCCAATCAAGGTGATGGGCCTCAAGGTGGACGGCTATGTGCAGGCAGTGACCCACATCGCGGCGCAATTCGACCCCAACTTTGACGCCTCCACCATCGAGCTGCGTGAAAGCAAGGGCGGCAAATACATGGGCGTAACCGTGACCGTGACCGCCACCAGCCGCGAACAACTCGACGAGCTCTACCGCACGCTGTCCACCCACCCGATGGTCAAAGTGGTCTTGTAAAACCGCTGTGACCCTCTCCCCCCATCACCTGGGCCGGGTGGACTACCTGCCCACTTACGCGGCCATGCAGGCGTTCACGGCCCAGCGCACGGCCGAGACACTGGATGCGCTATGGATTTGCGAGCACCCTCCGATCTATACACAAGGGCTGGCGGGCAAAGCGGAACATATTTTTAACCCTGCTGACATACCCGTGGTGCAGACCAACCGGGGCGGCCAAGTGACCTACCACGGCCCCGGCCAAGTCATGGGCTACCCCATGATTGACCTGAAGCGGGCGGGCTACTTCATCAAAGAATACGTCTACCGCATTGAAGAAGCCGTCATTCGCACGCTGGCGCACTTTGGCGTCACCGGCCACCGCGTCACCGGGGCGCCGGGCATTTATGTGCTGCTGGACGACCCGTTTGCACACGCGCTTTTACCGCAACGCCCGACCAAAGCCAACATGGCAGGCGGTGCCGACCCTGACTTCTTTGGCCTAGGCAAGATTGCCGCGCTGGGCATCAAGGTGAGCCGCAATTGCACCTACCACGGCGTGGCGCTGAATGTGGGAATGGACTTGGAACCCTACTCACGCATCAACCCTTGTGGTTACTCCGGGCTGCAAACCGTGGACCTTTCTACAATCGGGGTCTCTGTGCCCTGGCAGGAGGCGGCCGATTTCTTCAGCCTGAAGCTGGCCAGCCACCTGGCGCCCTGAGCACTTGAACCCAACACCGAGAATCCCATGAGCACGTCAGACACCGTCCGCGACACCCAGACCCTTGAGAACTACGACCCTTCGGCCAAGCAAAAAGCTGCGGCCAAGCTGTCGCGCATCCCGGTCAAGGTGGTGCAGGGCGAGGTGCTGAAAAAGCCCGACTGGATTCGTGTCAAGGCCGGCTCACCCTCCACCCGTTTCTACGAAATCAAGGAAACACTGCGCGCCAA
Proteins encoded in this region:
- a CDS encoding YbeD family protein, with the protein product MTAPTDIPPSESLIEYPSQFPIKVMGLKVDGYVQAVTHIAAQFDPNFDASTIELRESKGGKYMGVTVTVTATSREQLDELYRTLSTHPMVKVVL
- a CDS encoding D-amino acid aminotransferase; the protein is MTQLPALPCYLNGDFTTLPNAKISVMDRGFIFGDGVYEVVPVYAGQLFGFKQHMARLDRGLTELRMANPLTHAKWAEIALKLVADYADSAGAKVENTDQLIYIQVTRGVAMRDHVMPTDITPTVFVMTNVMKPPTAAQRSEGVACVTAPDFRWEKAHIKSTSLLGAVFARQISFDAGAIETVMFRGDYLSEAAASNVWIVKDSVVMGPPKDHLVLEGIRFGLIEEICRTQGIPFKLRRITRAEVLAADEVLLSSATKEVLAVTLLDGQPVGNGRPGPIYTQLLAGYQLAKAQPGTPA
- a CDS encoding aspartate aminotransferase family protein; the protein is MTTTPTSVSAASTKVFHRQLHHDLPVAVFGQGIRLTDSNGKTYLDACGGAAVSCLGHGHPEVLAAMHAQIDKLAYAHTSFFTTEVAEELADVLIESAPAGMSHVYFVSGGSEAMEAALKMARQYFVEIGQPQREHFVARRQSYHGNTLGVLAVGGNEWRRAQFRPLLIDVAHVSPCYEYRDRVATETLEAYGQRLVRELEETFERLGPENVMAFVAETVGGATAGVLTAVPGYFKGVRELCDRHGILLILDEVMCGMGRTGTLHACEQEGVVPDLMAVAKGLGGGYQPIGAVMAQSKLVETFRQGSGLFQHGHTYLGHAVACAAALAVQKVIQRDGLLAQVQARGTTLQGLLQGQFGSHPHVGDVRGRGLFWGIELVTDRESKQWFDPSFKLHARIKREAMTQGLMVYPMAGTVDGKNGDHILLAPPFVASEADLAEIVTRLCTAIDAAISSCHA
- the lipB gene encoding lipoyl(octanoyl) transferase LipB, translating into MQAFTAQRTAETLDALWICEHPPIYTQGLAGKAEHIFNPADIPVVQTNRGGQVTYHGPGQVMGYPMIDLKRAGYFIKEYVYRIEEAVIRTLAHFGVTGHRVTGAPGIYVLLDDPFAHALLPQRPTKANMAGGADPDFFGLGKIAALGIKVSRNCTYHGVALNVGMDLEPYSRINPCGYSGLQTVDLSTIGVSVPWQEAADFFSLKLASHLAP
- a CDS encoding MurR/RpiR family transcriptional regulator, producing MTLPYRHLTQLLDSRFESLSPELQRAARWVREHPAELGLQSMRQSAQAAGVSPATMTRLARALGLDGFEAMRRPSMAAFAQSVARGTNGQNEPESVIAADATLDRMRVAQSANLASAHGRNSGPDLRAAAQSILKARQVLFLGLRASFGIAYHLHYSCDWLRPDTRLASDAAGAWMDQVLALTSSDLLVAVSQAPYTRQTVEAVQAARQQNVPVLALTDSPLSPLGRVAQQALLFDAASPSFFHSMTGAQALAEALMACVAEQGGNPVVTRLTERQQRLQSAQAYWEKQAPPRAERVLFPSKSPEPI